From Streptomyces durmitorensis, a single genomic window includes:
- a CDS encoding NADPH-dependent F420 reductase, which yields MRIGLLGTGNVARALATGWQAAGHDVVLGSRSPKERGDAEELGGFTVVGLGEAAAHGEVLVNATPGTESVGVLRGIGAAALAGKTLVDVGVGFTANMELSHPNYSLSEEIQAAFPETPVVKTLVTMDSVVMTNPGSLEETGMVFLSGDDAAAKRTTRQLLGDLGWPDAAQLDLGGIGTARGQEHAALLFIGVGDAIGTYGFGFKVVRPTIG from the coding sequence ATGCGAATCGGACTGCTTGGAACAGGGAATGTCGCTCGTGCGCTGGCAACTGGATGGCAGGCGGCGGGGCATGACGTCGTGCTGGGGTCGCGGTCTCCCAAGGAGCGGGGAGACGCTGAGGAGTTGGGCGGGTTCACCGTCGTTGGGCTTGGGGAGGCCGCAGCGCACGGGGAGGTGTTGGTGAATGCCACGCCCGGCACGGAGTCGGTGGGGGTTCTGAGGGGGATCGGTGCGGCTGCCCTGGCCGGGAAGACGCTGGTCGACGTCGGTGTCGGGTTCACCGCGAACATGGAGCTCTCCCACCCCAACTACAGCCTCAGCGAAGAGATTCAGGCGGCGTTCCCCGAGACGCCCGTCGTCAAGACGCTCGTCACCATGGACTCGGTGGTCATGACGAATCCGGGGAGCCTGGAGGAGACGGGCATGGTGTTCCTCTCCGGTGACGACGCCGCCGCCAAGCGGACGACGCGGCAGCTGCTCGGCGACCTGGGGTGGCCCGATGCCGCCCAGCTGGATCTGGGAGGCATCGGGACCGCACGCGGTCAGGAACACGCCGCGCTGCTGTTCATCGGAGTGGGGGACGCGATCGGCACGTACGGCTTCGGCTTCAAGGTGGTGCGGCCGACGATTGGTTGA
- a CDS encoding NlpC/P60 family protein yields the protein MSFIALLVVGTYMAAGSMANGAGQGNVGLAKGAVPSTYQSLVQKWGNLCKAINPALLAAQLYQESGFNPNAKSPAKAQGIAQFIPGTWATHGLDGDGDGDRDVWDPQDAIPSAASYDCKLASYVKDAPGSPTENMLAAYNAGAYAVIKYGGVPPYSETQNYVKTITDLEKSFARPTGRVQPSQQAAGAIYYAQKKLGTLYLWGGNGTREQGGRFDCSGLTLAAYRSVDIDLPRVANDQYNAGPHPKRDELLPGDLVFFSDDLTNSRAIRHVGIYVGGGYMINAPRAGAVIRFDPIDTPDYFGATRVTEDGANAVPDKLSDA from the coding sequence ATGAGCTTCATCGCCCTGCTCGTCGTGGGGACGTACATGGCCGCCGGAAGCATGGCGAACGGGGCGGGCCAGGGGAACGTGGGCCTCGCCAAGGGCGCCGTTCCCAGCACCTATCAGTCCCTCGTGCAGAAGTGGGGCAATCTCTGCAAGGCGATCAACCCCGCCCTGCTCGCCGCGCAGCTGTACCAGGAGAGCGGGTTCAATCCGAACGCCAAGAGCCCGGCCAAGGCCCAGGGGATAGCGCAATTCATCCCGGGGACCTGGGCCACGCACGGGCTCGACGGTGATGGTGATGGGGATCGTGATGTGTGGGATCCGCAGGATGCCATCCCCTCCGCCGCGTCGTACGACTGCAAACTCGCCAGCTATGTGAAGGACGCCCCGGGAAGCCCGACGGAGAACATGCTCGCCGCGTACAACGCGGGCGCCTACGCCGTCATCAAGTACGGCGGCGTACCGCCTTACAGCGAGACCCAGAATTACGTGAAGACCATCACGGACCTGGAGAAGAGCTTCGCCCGGCCCACCGGCAGGGTGCAGCCCTCGCAGCAGGCGGCAGGAGCCATCTACTACGCGCAGAAGAAGCTCGGCACGTTGTATCTGTGGGGCGGCAACGGGACCCGCGAACAGGGCGGCCGCTTCGACTGCTCCGGCCTAACTCTCGCCGCCTATCGCAGCGTGGATATCGATCTGCCGCGTGTGGCGAACGACCAGTACAACGCAGGGCCACATCCGAAACGGGACGAACTGCTCCCGGGTGACCTGGTGTTCTTCTCCGACGACCTCACCAATTCCCGTGCCATCCGGCATGTCGGGATCTATGTGGGCGGCGGCTACATGATTAACGCCCCGCGGGCCGGTGCGGTGATCCGGTTCGACCCGATCGACACTCCGGATTATTTTGGCGCGACTCGCGTCACAGAGGACGGGGCGAATGCCGTGCCGGACAAGCTGTCGGACGCCTGA
- a CDS encoding phosphatase PAP2 family protein, with translation MAGLDTTGSNPDVSLLYDINGLAEDSPDWLAKSVAFVGEYGLLLALVLLVLWCWWGQRKRGMLDDAASSVAAVVWAPLAAGLAVLVNVPIRGFVERRRPFKDHDGLELLVHGKTDFSFVSDHATLAMALGVGLFVANRKFGLVGIALALLEGFCRVFMGVHYPTDVVGGFALGTAVALLLSPLAMAALTPVAKAVGRTGWGGRLVWAPQPEEAVAELPQPSPSAASPASASVPDERDLAA, from the coding sequence ATGGCTGGACTCGATACAACCGGGTCGAACCCCGACGTCAGCCTGCTCTACGACATCAACGGCCTGGCTGAGGATTCTCCGGACTGGCTGGCAAAGTCGGTGGCATTCGTCGGCGAGTACGGACTGCTGCTCGCACTCGTTCTGCTCGTGCTCTGGTGCTGGTGGGGCCAGCGAAAGCGCGGGATGCTCGATGACGCGGCTTCCTCTGTCGCCGCTGTTGTCTGGGCGCCGTTGGCGGCCGGGCTCGCTGTCCTGGTGAATGTGCCGATCCGTGGATTTGTCGAACGTCGTCGCCCTTTCAAGGATCACGACGGTCTAGAGCTCCTTGTGCACGGAAAGACCGACTTCTCCTTCGTGAGCGATCACGCGACGCTCGCGATGGCTCTTGGCGTCGGCCTTTTCGTGGCCAACCGGAAGTTCGGTCTTGTCGGCATCGCCCTCGCCTTGCTCGAAGGATTCTGCCGGGTGTTCATGGGCGTGCACTATCCGACGGACGTCGTGGGCGGATTCGCGCTCGGGACGGCTGTCGCGCTGCTGCTCTCGCCGCTTGCGATGGCCGCGCTCACGCCTGTGGCCAAGGCTGTCGGGCGGACGGGGTGGGGCGGGCGGCTGGTGTGGGCGCCGCAGCCGGAGGAGGCTGTGGCGGAGCTTCCCCAGCCTTCGCCCTCGGCGGCGTCGCCGGCGTCGGCTTCCGTTCCCGATGAGCGGGATCTTGCCGCGTAG
- a CDS encoding ATP-binding cassette domain-containing protein, with product MIRAYELTKRYGDKTVVEDLTFTVHPGTVTGFLGPNGAGKSTTMRMLLGLDAPTRGRSTIGGRAYATHAAPLHEVGALLEARSVHPGRTAFHHLMALAHTHGIPRRRVDEVLDLVGIHEVARKRVKGFSLGMGQRLGIAAALLGDPAAIILDEPVNGLDPEGVLWIRNLLKSLAAQGRTVLVSSHLMSEMALTAEHLIIIGRGRLLADTTVEAFVRDSGTGSVKVVTPEAGLLGELLAAPGVQIISDAPGILDVRGTDGEHIGRTAAQHGIPVFELTPHTASLEQAFMDLTRDSVEYVASVSATAPEGAAA from the coding sequence ATGATTCGGGCATACGAACTCACCAAGCGCTACGGCGACAAGACCGTCGTGGAGGACCTGACCTTCACCGTCCACCCGGGCACCGTCACCGGCTTTCTCGGCCCCAACGGCGCGGGCAAGTCCACCACCATGCGGATGCTCCTCGGCCTCGACGCCCCGACCCGCGGCCGCTCCACCATCGGCGGCCGGGCGTACGCGACGCACGCCGCGCCCCTGCACGAGGTGGGCGCGCTCCTTGAGGCCCGGTCCGTCCATCCGGGCCGCACCGCCTTCCACCACCTGATGGCCCTGGCCCACACGCACGGCATCCCACGCCGCCGCGTCGACGAGGTCCTTGACCTCGTGGGCATCCACGAGGTCGCCCGCAAGCGCGTGAAGGGCTTCTCGCTCGGCATGGGCCAGCGCCTGGGCATCGCGGCCGCGCTCCTGGGCGACCCGGCCGCGATCATCCTCGACGAGCCGGTCAACGGCCTCGACCCCGAGGGCGTCCTGTGGATCCGCAACCTCCTCAAGTCCCTTGCGGCACAGGGCCGTACGGTCCTCGTCTCCTCGCACCTCATGAGCGAGATGGCGCTGACCGCGGAGCACCTGATCATCATCGGCCGCGGCAGGCTCCTCGCGGACACGACGGTCGAGGCGTTCGTACGCGACTCGGGCACCGGCTCCGTCAAGGTCGTCACCCCCGAGGCGGGCCTGCTCGGCGAGCTGCTCGCCGCACCCGGCGTACAGATCATCAGTGACGCGCCCGGCATCCTCGACGTACGCGGCACGGACGGCGAGCACATCGGCCGCACGGCGGCGCAGCACGGCATCCCGGTCTTCGAACTCACCCCGCACACCGCCTCGCTGGAGCAGGCGTTCATGGACCTGACGCGGGACTCGGTCGAGTACGTCGCGTCGGTCTCCGCCACCGCGCCGGAAGGAGCAGCAGCATGA
- a CDS encoding ATP-binding protein, which translates to MRDPLTILTDAFTSFLFGKVETTRLPVRTSTGQAQAVYLPTAAPGLGDSGVIIGREVYSGKGYIYDPFQLYGQQLPAPHWLVLGESGNGKSALEKTYVLRQLRFKDRQVVVLDAQGEDGVGEWNLIAQELGITPIRLDPTAALDMGIRLNPLDPAITTTGQLALLRTIIEVAMGHGLDERSGFALKVAHAYVNETIVERQPVLTDIVEQLRHPEPESAEAMNVAIDDVRAWGLDVALVLDRLVDGDLRGMFDGPTTVGIDLDAPLIVFDLSHIDRNSIAMPILMAIVGVWLEHTWIRPDRKKRIFLVEEAWHIINSPFVAQLFQRLLKFGRRLGLSFVAVVHHLSDVVDGAAAKEAAAILKMASTRTIYAQKADEARATGRVLGLPRWAVEIIPTLTPGIAVWDVNGNVQVVKHLITETERPLVFTDRAMTESSADQLLGDDALRAADLEAEERAAYMEQQMNGPSSSRSGVA; encoded by the coding sequence ATGCGGGATCCGCTGACCATCCTCACGGACGCCTTCACGTCCTTCCTGTTCGGGAAGGTGGAGACGACCCGACTCCCGGTGCGTACGTCGACGGGGCAGGCCCAGGCGGTCTATCTGCCGACGGCCGCCCCCGGCCTCGGCGACTCGGGCGTGATCATCGGGCGCGAGGTGTACTCCGGCAAGGGATACATCTACGACCCCTTCCAGCTCTACGGCCAGCAGCTCCCCGCCCCGCACTGGCTGGTGCTCGGCGAGTCGGGCAACGGCAAGTCGGCGCTCGAGAAGACGTACGTCCTGCGGCAGTTGAGGTTCAAGGACCGGCAGGTCGTCGTGCTCGACGCGCAGGGCGAGGACGGTGTGGGCGAATGGAACCTCATCGCCCAGGAGCTGGGCATAACTCCCATCCGGCTCGACCCGACGGCCGCCCTGGACATGGGCATCCGCCTCAACCCGCTCGACCCGGCGATCACGACGACGGGCCAGCTGGCCCTGCTCCGCACGATCATCGAGGTCGCGATGGGGCACGGCCTCGACGAGCGCTCGGGCTTCGCGCTCAAGGTCGCCCACGCGTACGTGAACGAGACGATCGTGGAGCGCCAGCCCGTCCTGACGGACATCGTGGAGCAGCTCAGGCACCCGGAACCGGAGTCGGCCGAGGCCATGAACGTGGCCATAGACGACGTACGGGCGTGGGGTCTGGACGTCGCGCTCGTCCTGGACCGGCTGGTCGACGGTGACCTGCGGGGCATGTTCGACGGCCCGACCACGGTCGGCATCGACCTGGACGCCCCGCTGATCGTCTTCGACCTCTCGCACATCGACCGCAACTCGATCGCGATGCCGATCCTGATGGCGATCGTGGGCGTCTGGCTCGAACACACCTGGATCCGCCCGGACCGCAAGAAGCGCATCTTCCTGGTGGAGGAGGCGTGGCACATCATCAACTCCCCCTTCGTCGCGCAGCTCTTCCAGCGCCTGCTCAAGTTCGGCCGACGGCTCGGCCTGTCCTTCGTGGCGGTGGTCCACCACCTGAGCGACGTGGTGGACGGGGCGGCGGCCAAGGAGGCGGCGGCGATCCTGAAGATGGCGTCGACGAGAACGATCTACGCCCAGAAGGCGGACGAGGCGAGAGCCACGGGCCGGGTCCTCGGCCTGCCACGCTGGGCGGTGGAGATCATCCCCACCCTCACACCCGGTATCGCGGTGTGGGACGTGAACGGCAACGTCCAGGTGGTCAAACACCTGATCACGGAGACCGAACGCCCCCTGGTCTTCACCGACCGCGCCATGACGGAATCGTCGGCGGACCAGCTGCTCGGCGACGACGCGCTGCGCGCCGCGGACCTGGAGGCGGAGGAGCGGGCGGCCTACATGGAGCAACAGATGAACGGTCCGTCGTCGTCGCGTTCCGGGGTGGCATGA
- a CDS encoding SCO6880 family protein, which translates to MTTQSHVSQPVAPRRTYLIGRARPNAIVGKNRETGEIALIIAGAFLGMMCGLLVPVLSLRIVLLMGFPMLAIAAVYVPYKGRTFFKWFEINRSYKRSLKRGTAYRSATPEAGVRLDGREIEVGPPPGIGRISWLAAPFGPDEIAVLLHADRRTVTAAIEIEGPGVGLRDSEDQEALVDRFGTLLKHVANGDGFVTRLQMLARTLPADPDAHAKDVSVRGDDRALPWLQQSYEQLQSMVSTSSEQHRAYLVACMHYSRDLAAEAQAMARASRPHGGRKLDKDGGLAVVMARELTDICSRLQEADIRVRQPLGQGRLSSLVHSMYDPDHPIDHIQAMTKRNAWPAELDAMEPTYLQAKTRESSTRAPWCHATAWVKEWPMTPVGVNFLAPLLVHTPDVIRTVAVTMDLEPTEVAIERMLTEKTNDEAEASRQAKMNRTVDPRDIASNSRLDQRGEDLASGAAGVNIVGYITVSSRSPEALARDKRTIRASAGKSYLKLEWCDREHHRAFVNTLPFATGIRR; encoded by the coding sequence TTGACGACTCAGTCCCACGTGTCGCAACCGGTCGCGCCCCGTCGCACATATCTGATCGGCCGCGCGCGGCCGAACGCCATCGTCGGCAAGAACCGGGAGACCGGCGAGATCGCACTGATCATCGCGGGAGCCTTCCTCGGGATGATGTGCGGACTCCTCGTCCCTGTCCTCTCCCTGCGCATCGTGCTGCTCATGGGCTTCCCCATGCTCGCGATCGCCGCGGTCTACGTCCCCTACAAGGGCCGCACGTTCTTCAAGTGGTTCGAGATCAACCGCAGCTACAAGCGCTCCCTCAAGCGCGGCACCGCCTACCGCTCGGCCACCCCCGAGGCGGGCGTCCGCCTCGACGGCCGGGAGATCGAGGTCGGCCCGCCGCCCGGCATCGGCCGCATCAGCTGGCTCGCCGCCCCCTTCGGGCCGGACGAGATCGCCGTGCTCCTGCACGCCGACCGGCGCACCGTCACCGCCGCCATCGAGATCGAGGGCCCCGGTGTGGGTCTTCGTGACTCCGAGGACCAGGAGGCACTGGTCGACCGGTTCGGGACGCTGCTCAAGCATGTCGCCAATGGCGATGGGTTCGTGACGCGCCTCCAGATGCTCGCGCGCACGCTCCCGGCCGACCCGGACGCCCACGCCAAGGACGTCAGCGTACGAGGCGACGACCGGGCACTGCCCTGGCTCCAGCAGTCGTACGAGCAGCTCCAGTCGATGGTCTCCACCAGCAGCGAGCAGCACCGCGCCTATCTCGTGGCCTGCATGCACTACTCGCGCGACCTGGCCGCCGAGGCCCAGGCGATGGCCCGCGCCAGCCGCCCGCACGGCGGCCGGAAGCTCGACAAGGACGGCGGTCTCGCGGTCGTCATGGCGCGCGAGCTGACCGACATCTGCTCGCGGCTCCAGGAAGCGGACATCCGGGTGCGTCAGCCGCTCGGGCAGGGGCGGCTCTCGTCGCTCGTGCACTCCATGTACGACCCGGACCACCCCATCGACCACATCCAGGCGATGACGAAGCGCAACGCCTGGCCCGCCGAGCTCGACGCCATGGAGCCCACCTACCTCCAGGCCAAGACCCGCGAGTCCTCCACCCGCGCGCCCTGGTGCCACGCCACGGCCTGGGTGAAGGAGTGGCCGATGACGCCCGTCGGCGTCAACTTCCTCGCCCCGCTACTCGTCCACACCCCGGACGTGATCCGCACGGTCGCGGTGACCATGGACCTCGAACCCACCGAGGTCGCCATCGAACGCATGCTGACGGAGAAGACGAACGACGAGGCCGAGGCGAGCCGCCAGGCCAAGATGAACCGCACGGTCGACCCCCGCGACATCGCATCGAACTCCCGTCTGGACCAGCGCGGCGAGGACCTGGCGAGCGGCGCGGCGGGCGTCAACATCGTCGGCTACATCACCGTCTCCTCCCGTTCCCCCGAAGCCCTCGCGCGCGACAAGCGCACCATCCGGGCCTCGGCCGGGAAGTCGTATCTGAAGCTGGAGTGGTGCGACCGCGAGCACCACAGGGCCTTCGTCAATACGCTGCCGTTCGCGACCGGCATCCGACGCTAG
- a CDS encoding TetR/AcrR family transcriptional regulator, with amino-acid sequence MRDEKKARCTVCRAGMSTPGKRGRPALYCSRSCQARAYRRRKQPPVPAPERPAPTSDARSRRRRQIAEAVWRIAAERGLDAASMREIAAEAGVSLRMVQYHFGSKHQLLVTALHMLHRENERLARTRIHFDPANLRGVLSAMLDEFLPLDAQRAMALRVFSAYYARSLTDPAIAAVFLSDDHPLEELVAGFIATAQESGQTAPGLDAQREADLLVAAAVGLGGDVLHGRRTLDDVRGTLDYHLAKIFTSAEA; translated from the coding sequence ATGCGTGACGAAAAGAAGGCTCGCTGCACGGTCTGCCGTGCCGGAATGAGCACCCCGGGCAAGCGCGGCCGCCCCGCCCTCTACTGCTCCCGCAGTTGCCAGGCGAGGGCCTACCGGCGGCGGAAGCAGCCGCCCGTCCCGGCGCCCGAGCGCCCCGCGCCCACGTCCGACGCCCGGTCGCGCAGGCGCAGGCAGATCGCCGAGGCGGTGTGGCGCATCGCCGCCGAGCGGGGTCTGGACGCGGCGAGCATGCGGGAGATCGCGGCCGAGGCGGGGGTGTCGCTGAGGATGGTCCAGTACCACTTCGGCAGCAAGCATCAACTCCTGGTCACCGCCCTGCACATGCTCCACCGCGAGAACGAACGCCTGGCCAGGACCCGCATCCACTTCGACCCCGCGAACCTGCGCGGCGTACTGAGCGCGATGCTCGACGAGTTCCTGCCCCTGGACGCCCAACGGGCCATGGCCCTGCGGGTGTTCTCCGCGTACTACGCCCGCAGCCTCACCGACCCGGCCATCGCGGCGGTCTTCCTGAGCGACGACCACCCCCTGGAGGAACTCGTCGCCGGTTTCATCGCCACGGCCCAGGAGAGCGGGCAGACGGCCCCCGGCCTGGACGCCCAGCGCGAGGCCGACCTGCTGGTGGCCGCGGCGGTCGGACTCGGCGGGGACGTACTGCACGGCCGCCGCACGCTGGACGACGTCCGGGGCACGCTGGATTACCACCTGGCCAAGATTTTCACCTCGGCCGAGGCCTGA
- a CDS encoding DUF4232 domain-containing protein, whose amino-acid sequence MKHTRKAVAAVIGLVAALSLTACNGDDTGAADSRTTAPPASADKGGSEGSGTGTGTGEASGGGDASGGGEAAQGTAAGTGDNSNGEVGICRTDELEVNATDNTTDKTEGVVTVVFKNGGGRDCTIKGFAGVDLTASTGDTLSVNRNGEQPAPGVLKDGESAAFNITFPYNNTGGSGVRITSLVVTPPNETKHVTLDWPAGTLPVTDGEGAVKLEISPVNKVSGSPAG is encoded by the coding sequence ATGAAGCACACCCGCAAGGCCGTCGCCGCAGTCATCGGTCTCGTCGCCGCCCTCTCGCTCACCGCCTGCAACGGCGACGACACCGGGGCGGCGGACAGCAGGACCACCGCGCCTCCCGCGTCGGCGGACAAGGGCGGCAGCGAGGGCTCCGGCACCGGCACCGGCACAGGAGAGGCGTCCGGCGGCGGAGACGCGTCCGGCGGCGGCGAAGCCGCCCAGGGCACGGCTGCGGGCACCGGCGACAACAGCAACGGCGAGGTCGGCATCTGCCGTACCGACGAGCTCGAAGTGAATGCCACGGACAACACCACGGACAAGACGGAAGGCGTCGTCACCGTCGTCTTCAAGAACGGCGGCGGCCGCGACTGCACCATCAAGGGCTTCGCCGGAGTCGACCTGACGGCGTCCACGGGCGACACCCTCTCCGTGAACCGCAACGGCGAGCAGCCCGCGCCCGGGGTCCTGAAGGACGGCGAGTCCGCCGCCTTCAACATCACGTTCCCGTACAACAACACGGGCGGCTCCGGCGTCCGCATCACCAGCCTCGTCGTCACGCCCCCGAACGAGACCAAGCACGTCACCCTCGACTGGCCCGCGGGCACGCTCCCGGTCACCGACGGCGAAGGCGCGGTCAAGCTGGAGATCAGCCCGGTGAACAAGGTCAGCGGCTCCCCGGCGGGCTGA
- a CDS encoding type IV secretory system conjugative DNA transfer family protein: MGYREPEPDDRYRGGRRESRERGIPDGVLVGGLAFVLGLTVLVWSSTGLAGLFSHGSWPKNVTFGNTPVAMRHLVQQPHDIVGAWPATPAAQLTGYGLFWGLLIGQLMVLVVLTIFVMGTVTRWRAVRRARREERLAPAPQTQAPAEAAPVEAVPAPAPAVGRRSAGRNGWAQPTSQGADEQDIRAAAVNSTEMPSTETATVVPTPRTPLVLGPQETRRPLAAEAIRDAEGAALVLTSDPTLWEETKDARAKLGPVLVYDPSHLCDTPARMHWSPTTNCEDKATAAQRATALLAAIRPSAKLDSTVADTAETLLRSFLHAAAVDGRPVKHVHRWAQGTGVQDAVRILRTHQKAAAGAAGELEAALTAYPERRDMAQELTARALSALFTLNVRESCTPNRTDALTLDSFIDEGGTLFVVGEAIEDPKSPMGPGAMPLLTALASSVVEHGRRMAERSSSGRLDPPMTLVLDDVAAVAPLPQLPELLSTGADRGLPTLALLRSREQARTRWPHAELPG, translated from the coding sequence ATGGGATACCGGGAGCCGGAGCCCGATGACCGCTACCGGGGCGGCCGCCGCGAGTCACGGGAACGGGGCATCCCCGACGGCGTCCTGGTGGGCGGCCTCGCCTTCGTGCTCGGCCTGACGGTCCTCGTCTGGTCGTCGACGGGCCTTGCGGGCCTGTTCTCGCACGGCTCCTGGCCCAAGAACGTCACCTTCGGCAATACGCCGGTGGCGATGCGGCACCTGGTCCAGCAGCCGCACGACATCGTGGGCGCGTGGCCGGCCACCCCGGCGGCACAGCTCACGGGCTACGGCCTGTTCTGGGGCCTGCTCATCGGCCAGCTGATGGTGCTCGTGGTGCTCACGATCTTCGTGATGGGGACGGTCACGCGGTGGCGGGCGGTACGGAGGGCCAGGCGCGAGGAACGCCTTGCACCGGCTCCGCAGACGCAGGCTCCGGCGGAGGCGGCTCCCGTCGAGGCCGTCCCCGCACCTGCTCCCGCTGTGGGCAGGCGTTCCGCAGGGCGGAACGGGTGGGCACAGCCCACATCGCAGGGCGCCGATGAACAGGACATCAGGGCCGCTGCGGTGAACAGCACCGAGATGCCGAGCACCGAGACAGCCACGGTGGTCCCCACCCCCCGTACCCCCCTGGTACTAGGCCCCCAGGAAACCCGCAGACCCCTCGCAGCAGAGGCAATCCGAGACGCAGAGGGCGCAGCACTGGTCCTCACCTCGGACCCCACCCTGTGGGAAGAAACCAAGGACGCCAGAGCGAAGCTCGGCCCAGTCCTGGTCTACGACCCCTCCCACCTCTGCGACACCCCCGCAAGAATGCACTGGTCCCCCACGACCAACTGCGAGGACAAGGCAACAGCGGCCCAACGAGCCACCGCCCTGCTGGCCGCCATAAGGCCCAGCGCCAAGCTGGACAGCACCGTCGCCGACACCGCGGAAACCCTCCTCCGCAGCTTCCTGCACGCCGCAGCGGTGGACGGCCGCCCCGTCAAGCACGTACACCGCTGGGCCCAGGGAACCGGCGTCCAGGACGCCGTCCGCATCCTCCGCACCCACCAGAAGGCGGCCGCGGGAGCAGCGGGCGAACTGGAGGCGGCCCTCACGGCGTACCCGGAACGCCGCGACATGGCCCAGGAGTTGACGGCACGCGCGCTCTCCGCCCTCTTCACTCTCAACGTACGAGAATCGTGCACCCCAAACAGAACCGATGCCCTCACTCTGGATTCCTTCATCGATGAAGGGGGCACGCTTTTTGTGGTGGGGGAAGCCATCGAGGACCCCAAATCGCCCATGGGACCGGGCGCGATGCCCCTCCTCACGGCCCTCGCCTCAAGCGTGGTCGAGCACGGCCGGCGCATGGCCGAACGGTCATCCTCCGGTCGGCTCGACCCACCAATGACGCTGGTCCTCGACGACGTGGCCGCCGTGGCCCCGCTCCCCCAGCTCCCCGAGCTCCTGTCCACCGGAGCGGACCGCGGCCTGCCCACCCTGGCCCTCCTCCGCTCCCGCGAACAGGCCCGCACCCGCTGGCCCCACGCGGAACTCCCCGGCTAG
- a CDS encoding ABC transporter permease, whose translation MSTATPTTPTTPTTTAPYRLTTPGILRSEWHKLWTLRSTWIMLGLASVFTVVLGMILAATYTPSPDDEIDPVTYALLGTQIGQVAIAVLGILITAGEYSTGMVRATMAAVPRRLPVLRAKTAVFGTVALGTLLVTNFLTFPLAQMFLGGTDLEAALGDPGIARALAGSAAGTALIGVIVLGLGSALRSVPGTIGAYVGGLILLPQLATMIPNDTVQDALAYFPLPASESLAALHTSSGDLSPGAGLLTLCVWAVASLAAAAYLLKRRDV comes from the coding sequence ATGAGCACCGCCACGCCAACCACGCCGACCACCCCCACCACGACCGCTCCCTATCGCCTCACCACCCCCGGAATCCTCCGCTCCGAGTGGCACAAGCTGTGGACGCTCCGCTCGACCTGGATCATGCTCGGCCTCGCGAGCGTCTTCACCGTCGTCCTCGGCATGATCCTCGCCGCGACCTACACACCCAGCCCCGACGACGAGATCGACCCGGTCACATACGCCCTGCTCGGTACCCAGATCGGTCAAGTCGCGATCGCCGTCCTCGGCATCCTCATCACCGCGGGCGAGTACTCGACGGGCATGGTGCGGGCCACGATGGCCGCGGTGCCGCGCCGTCTGCCGGTGCTCCGGGCGAAGACCGCCGTGTTCGGCACGGTCGCGCTCGGCACGCTCCTGGTCACCAACTTCCTCACGTTCCCGCTGGCCCAGATGTTCCTCGGCGGCACGGACCTGGAGGCGGCGCTCGGCGACCCCGGCATCGCACGCGCCCTGGCAGGCTCCGCCGCGGGCACCGCCCTCATCGGCGTCATCGTACTCGGCCTCGGCTCGGCCCTGCGCAGCGTCCCGGGGACGATCGGCGCGTACGTCGGCGGCCTGATCCTCCTGCCGCAGCTCGCCACGATGATCCCGAACGACACGGTGCAGGACGCCCTCGCCTACTTCCCGCTTCCCGCCTCCGAGTCGCTCGCGGCCCTGCACACCTCGTCCGGCGACCTCTCGCCCGGCGCGGGCCTCCTGACCCTGTGCGTCTGGGCGGTGGCGTCCCTGGCAGCGGCGGCGTATCTCCTGAAGCGACGGGACGTATGA